Proteins encoded by one window of uncultured Celeribacter sp.:
- the infB gene encoding translation initiation factor IF-2, producing MSDTDGKKTLGLRGGSGSVKQSFSHGRTKNVVVETKRKRVVVPKPGASKSSGSGNPALGDPSKRPAGISDAEMERRMKALAAAKAAEADDAQKRAEEEKAREEERERRRREIEEKAREEAEREAALKAKEEEEARAKKEAEEAKKREAEARKKPAAAPAPKADDPAAAQAALQKQQDRGGRAPAAAPRGREREDDNRNNRGKGGDNRRSGKLTVNQALTGGEGGRQRSMAAMKRKQERMRQKAMGGNDSREKVVRDVQVPETIVVSELANRMAERVADVVKSLMKMGMMVTQNQSIDADTAELIVEEFGHRIQRVSDADVEDVISQVVDAPETLQSRPPVITIMGHVDHGKTSLLDAIRNANVTSGEAGGITQHIGAYQVKTESGAVLSFLDTPGHAAFTSMRSRGAQVTDIVVLVVAADDSVMPQTIEAINHAKAAEVPIIVAINKCDKPDADPMKVRTELLQYEVIVEEMSGEVQDVEVSAKTGKGLDQLLEAIALQAEILELKANPDRAAEGAVIEAQLDVGRGPVATVLVQKGTLKRGDIFVVGEQWGKVRALVNDKGDRVDEAGPSVPVEVLGLNGTPEAGDVLNVVDTEAQAREIAEYREQAAKDKRAAAGAATTLDQLLAKAKADENVAELPILVKADVQGSAEAIVQAMEKIGNDEVRVRVLHYGVGAITESDIGLAEASGAPVIGFNVRANAPARNSANQKGVEIRYYSVIYDLVDDVKAAASGLLSAEIRENFIGYAEIREVFKVSGVGKVAGCLVTEGVARRSAGVRLLRDDVVIHEGTLKTLKRFKDEVKEVLSGQECGMAFENYDDIRPGDVIEIFEREEVERNLD from the coding sequence AGCGGCGGAGGCCGATGATGCGCAAAAGCGCGCTGAAGAAGAGAAAGCCCGCGAAGAAGAGCGCGAGCGCCGTCGTCGCGAGATCGAAGAAAAGGCCCGCGAAGAAGCGGAGCGCGAAGCCGCGCTGAAAGCCAAGGAAGAGGAAGAAGCGCGCGCCAAGAAAGAAGCCGAAGAGGCGAAAAAGCGCGAAGCTGAAGCTCGTAAGAAACCGGCTGCCGCTCCGGCGCCGAAGGCGGATGATCCGGCGGCCGCCCAAGCGGCCCTGCAAAAACAGCAGGATCGCGGTGGCCGTGCCCCGGCAGCGGCGCCCCGTGGCCGTGAGCGCGAAGACGACAACCGCAACAACCGCGGCAAAGGTGGCGACAATCGTCGCTCCGGCAAGCTGACCGTGAACCAGGCGCTGACCGGCGGCGAAGGCGGGCGTCAACGCTCGATGGCCGCAATGAAGCGCAAACAGGAACGCATGCGCCAAAAGGCCATGGGTGGCAACGACTCGCGTGAAAAGGTTGTACGTGACGTGCAGGTGCCGGAAACCATCGTGGTCTCCGAACTGGCGAACCGTATGGCCGAACGTGTGGCTGATGTGGTGAAATCGCTCATGAAGATGGGCATGATGGTCACGCAGAACCAATCCATTGACGCCGACACCGCCGAGCTGATCGTCGAGGAATTCGGCCACCGCATCCAGCGTGTGTCCGATGCTGACGTCGAGGATGTGATCTCGCAGGTCGTGGATGCGCCGGAAACGCTACAATCGCGTCCGCCGGTGATCACCATCATGGGCCACGTGGACCATGGTAAAACCTCGCTGCTCGATGCGATCCGCAACGCCAATGTGACCTCCGGCGAGGCTGGCGGGATCACACAGCACATCGGTGCCTATCAGGTGAAAACGGAATCCGGTGCGGTTCTGTCCTTCCTCGATACGCCCGGCCACGCCGCCTTTACCTCCATGCGTTCGCGCGGGGCTCAGGTGACGGACATCGTGGTGCTGGTTGTGGCCGCAGACGACTCTGTGATGCCGCAGACGATCGAAGCCATCAACCACGCGAAAGCGGCGGAAGTTCCGATCATCGTGGCGATCAACAAATGCGACAAACCGGACGCGGACCCGATGAAGGTGCGCACCGAGTTGCTGCAATACGAAGTGATCGTTGAGGAAATGTCCGGTGAGGTGCAGGACGTTGAAGTCTCTGCGAAAACCGGCAAGGGCCTTGATCAACTGCTCGAAGCCATCGCGCTTCAGGCCGAGATCCTTGAACTGAAAGCCAACCCGGATCGCGCCGCCGAAGGTGCCGTGATCGAGGCGCAGCTCGATGTGGGCCGTGGTCCGGTCGCGACCGTTCTGGTTCAAAAAGGCACGCTGAAACGTGGTGACATTTTTGTCGTGGGCGAGCAGTGGGGTAAGGTCCGCGCGCTCGTGAACGACAAAGGGGATCGCGTTGACGAAGCGGGTCCGTCGGTTCCGGTCGAGGTTCTGGGTCTCAACGGCACGCCGGAAGCCGGTGACGTGTTGAACGTTGTTGATACCGAAGCGCAGGCGCGTGAGATTGCCGAGTACCGCGAACAGGCGGCCAAGGACAAACGCGCCGCGGCCGGTGCTGCGACCACGCTGGATCAGCTTTTGGCGAAAGCCAAGGCGGACGAGAACGTCGCCGAGCTGCCGATTCTCGTGAAAGCGGACGTGCAGGGGTCTGCCGAAGCCATCGTTCAGGCGATGGAAAAAATCGGCAACGACGAGGTGCGCGTGCGCGTGCTGCACTACGGTGTGGGCGCGATCACGGAATCCGACATCGGCCTGGCCGAAGCCTCGGGTGCGCCTGTGATCGGCTTCAACGTCCGTGCGAACGCTCCGGCGCGGAACTCCGCGAACCAGAAAGGCGTCGAAATCCGCTATTATTCCGTGATCTACGACCTCGTGGATGACGTGAAAGCGGCGGCCTCCGGTCTGTTGTCTGCGGAAATTCGCGAGAACTTCATCGGTTATGCGGAAATTCGCGAAGTCTTCAAAGTGTCGGGTGTGGGCAAGGTTGCGGGCTGTCTCGTCACCGAAGGCGTGGCGCGCCGTTCCGCCGGTGTGCGCCTCCTGCGCGACGATGTTGTGATCCACGAAGGCACGCTGAAAACGCTCAAACGCTTCAAGGATGAAGTCAAAGAAGTGCTGTCCGGTCAGGAATGCGGTATGGCCTTTGAAAACTACGATGACATTCGCCCCGGCGATGTGATCGAGATTTTCGAACGTGAGGAAGTCGAGCGTAATCTCGACTGA
- the mutT gene encoding 8-oxo-dGTP diphosphatase MutT, with protein MKLLLVSAVALIDVEGRVLLAQRPEGKSMAGLWEFPGGKVEPGETPEAALVRELHEELGIETWNSCLAPLTFASHSYDDFHLMMPLFACRKWNGVPTPREGQVLKWVKARDLRDYPMPPADIPLIPILRDLL; from the coding sequence GTGAAATTGCTGCTCGTTTCTGCCGTTGCCTTGATCGACGTCGAGGGTCGCGTGCTTTTGGCACAGCGGCCCGAGGGCAAATCCATGGCCGGCCTCTGGGAGTTTCCCGGAGGCAAAGTTGAGCCTGGGGAGACGCCGGAAGCCGCCTTGGTGCGCGAATTGCATGAGGAGCTGGGGATCGAAACTTGGAACTCCTGCCTCGCCCCGCTGACGTTTGCGTCTCACAGCTATGACGATTTCCACCTCATGATGCCGCTCTTTGCCTGTCGCAAATGGAACGGTGTGCCGACGCCTCGCGAAGGGCAGGTGTTGAAATGGGTCAAGGCGCGCGATCTTCGCGATTATCCCATGCCCCCCGCCGATATTCCGCTGATTCCCATCCTTCGCGACCTTCTTTGA
- the argJ gene encoding bifunctional glutamate N-acetyltransferase/amino-acid acetyltransferase ArgJ, translating to MAKITHVSPLAPKGGFPELPVIDGVRFAALEAGVRYSGRTDVMLAELCEGSAIAGVFTRSTTRSAAVIDCQEKVTLDLPGKAAILVNSGNSNAFTGQSGFDSVAKITEAVAEEMGIDQKRVFTASTGVIGEPLKWERITAKIADLNAALSPDSMDMAARAIMTTDTFPKGATQSADLDGTPIKIAGFAKGSGMIAPDMATMLCYIFTDAAISRDVLQQCLWLDNAKTFNCVTVDGDTSTSDTVIVGATGKADMEPITDFADPRVHAFREALHAVMKDLAIQIARDGEGATKLIEVQVTGANANGPAHRVAMAIANSPLVKTAVAGEDPNWGRIVMAVGKAGERAERDRLTIWFGDILVAENGWVSPSYTEEAGAAYMKNDEIVIRVDLGLDNGTATVWSCDLTHGYITINADYRS from the coding sequence ATGGCCAAAATCACCCATGTTTCCCCGCTTGCTCCGAAAGGCGGATTTCCCGAGCTGCCCGTGATCGACGGCGTGCGTTTCGCCGCCCTCGAGGCTGGCGTGCGCTATTCGGGCCGCACGGATGTCATGCTTGCCGAACTGTGCGAGGGCTCTGCCATCGCCGGCGTCTTTACCCGCTCCACCACCCGCTCTGCAGCCGTCATTGATTGTCAGGAAAAGGTCACGCTCGATCTTCCGGGCAAGGCCGCGATCCTCGTCAATTCCGGCAACTCGAACGCCTTTACGGGGCAAAGCGGCTTTGACTCGGTCGCCAAGATCACCGAAGCGGTCGCCGAAGAAATGGGCATCGACCAGAAGCGCGTCTTCACCGCCTCCACGGGCGTGATTGGCGAGCCTCTGAAATGGGAACGGATCACCGCGAAGATCGCCGATCTGAACGCTGCTCTATCGCCCGACAGCATGGACATGGCCGCCCGCGCGATCATGACCACCGACACCTTCCCGAAGGGCGCGACGCAGAGTGCCGATCTCGATGGGACGCCCATCAAGATCGCAGGGTTCGCGAAAGGCTCCGGCATGATCGCGCCCGATATGGCGACCATGCTTTGCTATATCTTCACCGATGCCGCGATCTCTCGCGATGTGCTGCAACAATGTCTCTGGCTCGATAATGCCAAGACGTTCAACTGTGTGACCGTCGATGGCGATACCTCGACCTCCGACACGGTGATCGTCGGTGCGACCGGCAAGGCCGACATGGAGCCGATCACCGACTTCGCCGATCCACGTGTGCATGCCTTCCGCGAGGCGCTTCATGCCGTGATGAAAGACCTGGCGATCCAGATCGCCCGTGATGGCGAAGGCGCGACAAAGCTCATTGAAGTTCAGGTCACCGGGGCCAATGCCAACGGCCCGGCGCACCGCGTTGCCATGGCGATTGCGAACTCGCCGCTGGTAAAAACCGCCGTTGCTGGCGAAGATCCGAACTGGGGTCGTATCGTGATGGCCGTGGGCAAAGCCGGTGAGCGTGCCGAACGGGATCGTCTCACCATCTGGTTTGGCGATATTCTTGTGGCTGAAAACGGTTGGGTGTCACCCAGCTATACCGAAGAGGCCGGGGCCGCCTATATGAAGAACGACGAGATCGTCATTCGTGTCGATCTGGGCCTCGACAATGGCACCGCGACCGTCTGGTCCTGTGACTTGACCCACGGTTATATCACCATCAACGCGGATTATCGCTCGTGA
- a CDS encoding peptidylprolyl isomerase, translating to MKYRFSATAALLSLALATSAPVFAQDMTSSTVVATVNGSEITLGHIIAARQALPPQYQSLPDAQLFEGIVNQIVQQELLKQAAGDVSEGLKLQLDNEERVLIAGHQLETIAANAVTDESLKAAYDAKYAEFEPGREYHAAHILVDTEEEAMELVKALDEGADFAELAREKSTGPSGPNGGDLGWFGLGMMVAPFEEAVVGMEEGSVSQPVQTQFGWHVIKLMETRLASVPPLEEVQDELAADIEEAAITEALEALKTDGNVELMEGIDPAALRMDDLLQ from the coding sequence ATGAAATACCGTTTTTCCGCCACGGCTGCGCTGCTTTCGCTCGCACTTGCCACTTCTGCACCGGTCTTTGCCCAGGATATGACCTCCTCGACCGTCGTTGCGACTGTAAATGGCTCGGAAATCACCCTCGGTCACATCATTGCCGCGCGTCAGGCCCTGCCGCCGCAGTACCAAAGCCTGCCCGACGCACAGCTTTTTGAAGGCATCGTGAACCAGATTGTGCAGCAAGAACTCCTGAAACAAGCCGCTGGCGACGTTTCCGAAGGTCTGAAACTTCAACTCGACAACGAAGAGCGCGTACTCATCGCGGGTCATCAGCTGGAAACCATTGCAGCCAATGCCGTGACCGACGAAAGCCTCAAGGCCGCGTACGACGCGAAATACGCGGAATTCGAGCCGGGCCGCGAATACCACGCTGCGCATATCCTCGTGGACACCGAAGAAGAGGCGATGGAGCTTGTCAAAGCGCTCGATGAAGGCGCCGATTTCGCCGAGCTGGCGCGCGAAAAATCCACTGGTCCGTCCGGTCCGAATGGTGGTGATCTCGGCTGGTTCGGTCTCGGCATGATGGTTGCGCCCTTTGAAGAAGCCGTCGTCGGCATGGAAGAAGGCAGCGTGTCTCAGCCGGTTCAGACCCAGTTCGGCTGGCATGTGATCAAGCTGATGGAAACTCGCCTGGCCTCCGTCCCGCCGCTCGAAGAGGTGCAGGACGAGCTTGCCGCCGACATTGAAGAGGCCGCGATCACGGAAGCTCTTGAAGCGCTGAAAACCGATGGTAACGTCGAGCTCATGGAAGGCATCGATCCTGCCGCTCTGCGGATGGACGATCTGCTGCAATAA
- the secA gene encoding preprotein translocase subunit SecA: protein MLGIGTLAKKVFGTPNDRKIKATRPLVAKINALEPEFEKLDDAGLIAKTEEFRKRVAEGESLDALLPEAFANCREAARRALGLRAFDTQLMGGIFLHQGNIAEMKTGEGKTLVATFPSYLNALTGKGVHVVTVNEYLATRDAEWMAKVFAALGMTCSSIYSQQPEDEKRAAYACDVTYATNNELGFDYLRDNMKSELKEMVQRGHHFAIVDEVDSILIDEARTPLIISGPSDDRSELYQTIDALIPRLTDEHFELDEKTRQVTFTEEGNEFLEQILHEAGFLPEGQTLYDPESTTIVHHVNQGLRAHKLYQNGVHYIVRDGGVALIDEFTGRMMAGRRLADGLHQAIEAKEGVEIKPENITMASVTFQNYFRLYEKLSGMTGTAATEAEEFMEIYKLGVVEVPTNRPIQRLDEHDRVYRTEGDKLAAVVESIREAHAKGQPVLVGTTSIDKSEELSQLLTKEGITHNVLNAKQHEMEAQIVADAGKYGAVTIATNMAGRGTDIKLGGNVEMKVMEAIAADPDTHPDEIRARIEAQHAEEEKRVLEAGGLYVLATERHESRRIDNQLRGRSGRQGDPGRSLFFLSLEDDLMRIFGSERLDKMLSSLGMKEGEAIVHPWVNKSLEKAQAKVEGRNFDIRKQLLKFDDVMNDQRKVVFSQRRDIMESKNVNEIVEDMRHEVIEDVVGEAIPPKSYPDQWDVEKLHDDLAEALNMDLPVKDWADEEGVDDEAIIERISEASDRMMAEKEESFGADQMRQIEKQFLLNTIDAKWREHLLTLEHLRSVVGFRGYAQRDPLNEYKNESFQLFESMLDSLRSEVTQKLSRVRPMTEEERNAMLQQLAEQQAAAVAGAQPQPVGEPEEGHPNAVPGFDENDPSTWGNPGRNDLCPCGSGKKFKHCHGAV from the coding sequence ATGCTGGGCATCGGTACACTCGCGAAAAAGGTTTTCGGGACCCCAAATGATCGCAAGATCAAGGCGACCCGACCTCTCGTGGCAAAGATCAACGCGCTGGAGCCAGAGTTCGAAAAACTCGATGACGCCGGGCTGATTGCAAAAACGGAAGAGTTCAGAAAACGCGTGGCCGAGGGCGAAAGCCTCGACGCGCTGTTGCCGGAAGCTTTCGCCAACTGTCGCGAAGCGGCGCGTCGTGCGCTTGGCCTGCGCGCGTTTGACACGCAGCTCATGGGCGGCATCTTCCTGCATCAGGGCAATATCGCCGAGATGAAAACCGGTGAGGGCAAAACGCTCGTCGCGACCTTTCCGTCCTATCTGAACGCCCTGACGGGGAAGGGCGTCCATGTGGTGACGGTCAACGAATATCTGGCCACCCGCGACGCCGAATGGATGGCGAAAGTCTTTGCAGCTTTGGGGATGACCTGTTCCTCGATCTATAGCCAACAGCCCGAGGACGAGAAACGCGCGGCCTATGCCTGTGACGTGACCTATGCGACGAACAACGAGTTGGGCTTTGATTACCTGCGCGACAATATGAAGTCTGAGCTGAAAGAGATGGTTCAGCGCGGGCATCATTTTGCCATCGTGGATGAGGTCGACTCGATCCTGATCGACGAGGCCCGGACGCCTTTGATCATTTCTGGTCCCTCCGATGACCGCTCTGAACTGTATCAAACTATCGACGCGTTGATTCCGCGTCTGACGGACGAACATTTTGAACTTGATGAGAAAACCCGTCAGGTGACCTTTACTGAAGAGGGCAACGAGTTCCTCGAACAAATCCTGCACGAGGCCGGGTTCCTGCCCGAGGGTCAGACGCTTTACGACCCGGAAAGCACCACCATTGTGCACCACGTCAATCAGGGTCTGCGCGCGCACAAGCTGTATCAGAACGGTGTGCATTATATCGTGCGGGACGGTGGCGTTGCTCTGATCGACGAATTCACCGGACGCATGATGGCCGGGCGTCGTCTTGCCGACGGTCTGCATCAGGCGATCGAGGCCAAGGAAGGCGTCGAGATCAAGCCCGAGAACATCACCATGGCCTCGGTGACGTTCCAGAACTATTTCCGCCTCTATGAAAAACTCTCCGGCATGACCGGCACGGCGGCCACTGAGGCCGAGGAATTCATGGAGATCTACAAACTCGGCGTGGTTGAAGTGCCCACCAACCGTCCGATCCAGCGTCTCGATGAACATGACCGGGTGTATCGCACCGAGGGCGACAAACTTGCGGCTGTCGTGGAATCGATCCGCGAGGCTCACGCCAAAGGTCAGCCGGTTCTCGTCGGCACCACCTCCATCGACAAGTCCGAAGAGCTGTCGCAATTGCTGACCAAAGAGGGCATTACCCACAACGTGCTGAACGCCAAACAGCACGAGATGGAGGCCCAGATCGTCGCGGATGCCGGCAAATACGGTGCTGTGACCATAGCGACCAACATGGCGGGCCGCGGCACGGACATCAAACTCGGCGGCAACGTCGAGATGAAGGTGATGGAGGCTATCGCTGCCGATCCCGACACCCACCCCGACGAAATTCGTGCCCGTATCGAGGCGCAACATGCCGAGGAAGAAAAGCGCGTTTTGGAGGCGGGCGGACTTTATGTTCTGGCCACGGAACGCCACGAAAGCCGCCGTATCGACAATCAGCTGCGCGGTCGCTCCGGTCGTCAGGGCGATCCGGGACGTTCCTTGTTCTTCCTGTCTCTCGAAGATGACCTGATGCGGATTTTCGGCTCGGAACGCCTCGACAAGATGCTGTCGTCTCTGGGCATGAAAGAGGGCGAGGCCATCGTTCACCCCTGGGTCAACAAATCGCTCGAAAAAGCGCAGGCGAAGGTCGAGGGCCGCAACTTCGACATCCGTAAACAGCTTTTGAAATTCGACGATGTGATGAACGATCAGCGTAAAGTGGTCTTTTCGCAACGCCGCGACATCATGGAATCCAAGAACGTCAACGAGATCGTCGAGGATATGCGCCATGAGGTGATCGAAGATGTCGTCGGAGAGGCCATTCCGCCGAAATCCTACCCGGATCAGTGGGATGTTGAGAAACTTCATGACGACTTGGCTGAAGCGCTGAACATGGATCTTCCGGTCAAGGACTGGGCGGACGAAGAGGGTGTCGACGATGAGGCGATCATCGAACGCATCTCTGAGGCTTCCGATCGTATGATGGCGGAGAAGGAAGAGTCCTTCGGCGCCGACCAGATGCGTCAGATCGAAAAGCAATTCCTGTTGAACACCATTGACGCGAAATGGCGTGAGCATCTTTTGACGCTCGAACATCTGCGTTCTGTCGTGGGCTTCCGCGGCTATGCGCAGCGCGATCCGCTCAACGAGTACAAAAACGAAAGCTTCCAGCTTTTTGAGAGCATGCTCGACAGCCTGCGCAGCGAAGTGACGCAGAAACTGTCCCGCGTGCGCCCGATGACCGAAGAAGAGCGCAATGCGATGTTGCAGCAACTTGCCGAACAACAGGCCGCCGCCGTCGCCGGTGCGCAACCGCAGCCCGTCGGGGAGCCCGAAGAGGGTCATCCGAACGCGGTTCCGGGGTTCGATGAAAACGATCCGTCGACCTGGGGGAATCCGGGACGCAACGATCTTTGCCCCTGCGGGTCCGGCAAGAAATTCAAACATTGCCACGGCGCTGTTTGA
- a CDS encoding phosphate ABC transporter substrate-binding/OmpA family protein produces MLKSLRSLAATLSLLLCPTLAMAQDVNLLSRDGSISISGNFLSFDGEFYRVETDLGVLTVDSSGVRCEGPGCPDLDGYYAQIRLSGDTKGTRTLLPALITAFAIRNGYTVATSALSETQRSMILTDVENDITVGEFLLSDTSSAEGFADLVSENTDMVLSLRKVAPKELALAFEAGAGDLSDPLRARVVALDGLVPVVSRSNMLHGVSVSDLSAIYRGQVTNWQEIGGADAPIVAHLMRDDLQDGSEFRRMILGHGIELSEDAVTLHDRYDSLVTAIEQDPYALGLGRMSEGGAVKSLGLSGACGFEARAAASDIKSEDYPLTRPVFLYTPAHRLPKLAREFLSFVVSPAAQIVVARTDFVDQGVDKLSFRDQGWRFANAINHAGEEITLEDLQSVTGTLQGAKRLTLGFRFEGGSTTLDAQSRSNVHLLAELLEAGVYDGQSLTFAGFSDGEGRASINAALSKRRAEAVLKAVRQAMGEAFEVDRVTLRAEGFGEAMPLACDDVEWGRSLNRRVEVWVKDQR; encoded by the coding sequence ATGTTGAAATCCCTGCGGTCACTCGCCGCAACGCTTTCGCTTCTGCTGTGTCCGACTTTGGCGATGGCTCAGGATGTGAACCTGCTGTCGCGTGATGGTTCTATCTCGATCAGTGGCAATTTCCTGAGCTTTGATGGTGAATTCTACCGCGTCGAGACCGATCTCGGCGTGCTCACGGTGGACAGCTCCGGCGTGCGCTGCGAAGGACCCGGATGCCCCGATCTCGACGGTTATTACGCGCAAATTCGTCTCTCGGGCGACACCAAGGGCACCCGCACCCTCTTGCCCGCGTTGATCACGGCCTTTGCGATCAGAAATGGCTATACTGTTGCGACGAGCGCGCTGAGTGAAACCCAGCGCTCGATGATCCTGACCGATGTTGAAAACGACATTACGGTCGGGGAATTCCTGCTCTCCGATACGTCAAGTGCCGAGGGCTTTGCCGATCTCGTATCCGAGAATACCGACATGGTGCTGTCGCTGCGCAAGGTCGCGCCGAAAGAGTTGGCACTGGCCTTTGAGGCGGGTGCCGGCGATCTGTCCGATCCGTTGCGCGCCCGTGTGGTCGCGCTCGACGGGCTTGTCCCGGTCGTTTCTCGCTCTAACATGCTGCACGGTGTGTCTGTGTCCGATTTGTCTGCGATTTACAGGGGGCAAGTGACCAATTGGCAAGAGATCGGTGGAGCGGATGCGCCAATCGTTGCTCATCTCATGCGGGACGATTTGCAGGATGGAAGCGAATTTCGACGGATGATCCTTGGACATGGGATCGAGCTTTCGGAAGATGCTGTGACACTTCACGACCGCTACGACAGTCTGGTCACGGCTATTGAACAGGATCCCTATGCTCTTGGTTTGGGACGCATGTCGGAGGGGGGAGCGGTTAAATCCTTGGGGCTGAGTGGAGCCTGTGGGTTCGAGGCGCGTGCGGCGGCCTCCGACATCAAGAGCGAGGATTACCCGCTGACCCGCCCTGTGTTTCTCTACACGCCCGCGCATCGTTTGCCGAAACTGGCGCGGGAGTTCCTGTCCTTCGTGGTGTCGCCTGCGGCGCAGATCGTGGTTGCGCGGACGGATTTCGTCGATCAGGGTGTGGATAAGCTGTCTTTCCGCGATCAGGGATGGCGGTTTGCCAATGCGATCAACCATGCGGGCGAGGAGATCACACTCGAAGATCTGCAATCCGTGACAGGCACCCTTCAGGGCGCCAAGCGCCTGACACTTGGGTTTCGATTTGAAGGCGGGTCCACGACGCTCGATGCGCAGTCGCGCTCGAACGTGCATCTTTTGGCAGAACTTTTGGAGGCGGGCGTTTATGACGGCCAGTCCCTGACCTTTGCCGGTTTCTCGGACGGTGAGGGGCGTGCCTCGATCAATGCGGCTCTGTCCAAGAGACGGGCCGAGGCGGTTTTGAAAGCGGTCAGACAAGCAATGGGCGAGGCGTTCGAAGTGGATCGTGTAACCCTACGCGCCGAAGGGTTCGGTGAGGCGATGCCTTTGGCCTGCGATGATGTCGAATGGGGGCGATCCCTCAATCGGCGTGTTGAGGTTTGGGTCAAGGATCAGAGATAA
- the radC gene encoding DNA repair protein RadC, with protein MPDWLFDLDEARPVVLPSRPPSYLRNHRKHLQDRFIDGGAQAMPDYELLELVLYRALPRADVKPIAAALIEAFGDYNRVISAPIARLLEVEGMDIAAAQDLKIVEAAAHRLARARVMQRPVISSWDAVLDYCHTTMAHRETEQFRVLYLDRKNILIADEEQARGTVDHVPVYPREVVKRALELNASALILVHNHPSGDPTPSDADISMTNQIRDAAEALDIQLHDHLIIGKSTELSFRGSGYL; from the coding sequence ATGCCCGACTGGCTCTTCGATCTCGACGAGGCCCGCCCGGTCGTCCTTCCCTCGCGCCCGCCAAGCTATCTGCGCAATCATCGCAAGCATTTGCAGGACCGCTTCATCGACGGCGGTGCGCAGGCGATGCCGGATTATGAGCTATTGGAACTCGTGCTCTACCGCGCCCTGCCCCGTGCCGATGTGAAACCGATTGCCGCCGCTTTGATCGAGGCCTTCGGCGACTACAACCGTGTCATCTCCGCTCCGATTGCGCGCTTGCTTGAAGTCGAGGGGATGGACATTGCCGCAGCACAGGACCTTAAAATCGTCGAGGCGGCAGCCCACCGTCTCGCCCGCGCCCGCGTGATGCAACGGCCTGTGATTTCGAGCTGGGACGCGGTTTTGGATTATTGTCACACCACCATGGCGCATCGTGAAACCGAACAGTTCCGTGTGCTCTATCTCGACCGTAAAAACATCCTGATCGCGGATGAGGAACAGGCGCGCGGCACCGTCGATCACGTGCCGGTTTATCCGCGCGAGGTCGTAAAACGCGCGCTGGAGCTGAACGCCTCAGCGTTGATCCTTGTGCACAATCACCCCTCGGGTGATCCGACGCCCTCGGACGCCGACATCAGCATGACGAACCAAATCCGGGATGCCGCCGAAGCCTTGGATATCCAGTTGCACGATCATCTGATCATCGGAAAATCGACGGAGCTGAGTTTCCGTGGGTCGGGTTATCTCTGA